The Catenuloplanes niger genome includes a window with the following:
- a CDS encoding LamB/YcsF family protein yields MDLNADLGEGFGVWKLGDDEALLDLVTSANVACGFHGGDPSIMRAVCAAAADRGVAIGAQVGYRDLAGFGRRRIEYRRAELRDEIIYQVAALDGFARVAGDRVRYVKPHGALYNTAAVDEVQAGAVVDAITDYDAGLPVLCQPGSVLARLAADAGLRVVGEGFADRAYLPDGRLVPRTDPDAVIHNSAAVADRVVRMAVEHTVVAADGTVVPCPVESICLHGDTAGAVDLARRVRASLLDANQTLASFA; encoded by the coding sequence ATGGACCTCAATGCTGATCTCGGTGAGGGTTTCGGAGTCTGGAAGCTCGGCGACGACGAGGCGCTGCTCGACCTGGTGACCTCGGCGAACGTCGCCTGCGGCTTCCACGGTGGCGATCCGTCCATCATGCGTGCGGTCTGCGCCGCCGCGGCCGACCGGGGCGTGGCGATCGGCGCTCAGGTGGGCTACCGCGATCTGGCCGGTTTCGGACGTCGCAGGATCGAGTACCGCCGCGCCGAACTGCGCGATGAGATCATCTACCAGGTCGCGGCGCTCGACGGCTTCGCCCGGGTGGCCGGCGACCGGGTCCGCTACGTCAAGCCGCACGGCGCGCTCTACAACACGGCCGCGGTCGACGAGGTGCAGGCCGGCGCGGTGGTGGACGCGATCACCGACTACGACGCCGGGCTGCCGGTGCTGTGCCAGCCGGGCTCGGTGCTCGCCCGGCTCGCCGCGGACGCCGGGCTCCGGGTCGTCGGCGAGGGCTTCGCGGACCGCGCCTACCTGCCGGACGGCCGCCTCGTCCCGCGCACGGACCCGGACGCGGTCATCCACAACTCCGCCGCGGTCGCCGACCGGGTGGTCCGGATGGCCGTCGAACACACGGTCGTCGCGGCCGACGGCACCGTGGTCCCGTGCCCGGTCGAGTCCATCTGCCTGCACGGCGACACCGCCGGCGCCGTCGACCTCGCCCGCCGCGTCCGCGCCTCCCTCCTCGACGCGAACCAGACCCTCGCGTCCTTCGCCTGA
- the trhA gene encoding PAQR family membrane homeostasis protein TrhA — MTTEAPARLKPLDLGKPRLRGWLHFYAFFVALVCGIVLCSLALSRPGWTPLLSCAVYSLTVCGLFGTSALYHRRVWSPRGYQIMRRMDHSMIFVFIAGTYTPFCLLLLPSPKSEIMLGVVWGGALLGVALKLVWPHLPRWVGAPLYIALGWVAVAVLPDILHRGGVAALVLLIVGGVMYSVGAVLYALRRPNPWPTVFGHHEFFHACTLVAAICHHIAIYFALFA; from the coding sequence GTGACCACCGAAGCCCCCGCTCGCCTCAAGCCGCTGGACCTCGGCAAACCTCGCCTGCGCGGCTGGTTGCACTTCTACGCGTTCTTCGTCGCGTTGGTCTGCGGCATCGTCCTCTGTTCGCTCGCGCTGTCCCGGCCAGGCTGGACGCCGCTGCTCAGCTGCGCCGTCTACAGCCTCACGGTCTGTGGCCTGTTCGGCACCAGCGCGCTCTACCATCGGCGGGTGTGGAGCCCACGCGGCTACCAGATCATGCGCCGGATGGACCACTCGATGATCTTCGTGTTCATCGCCGGCACGTACACGCCGTTCTGCCTGTTGCTCCTGCCGTCGCCGAAGTCGGAGATCATGCTCGGCGTCGTCTGGGGCGGTGCGCTCCTCGGCGTGGCCCTGAAACTGGTCTGGCCGCACCTGCCGCGCTGGGTCGGCGCACCGCTCTACATCGCGCTCGGCTGGGTCGCGGTCGCGGTCCTGCCGGACATCCTGCACAGGGGCGGCGTCGCCGCGCTGGTGCTGCTGATCGTCGGTGGCGTGATGTACAGCGTCGGTGCCGTGCTCTACGCACTCCGCCGGCCGAACCCGTGGCCCACCGTCTTCGGCCACCACGAGTTCTTCCACGCCTGCACCCTCGTCGCCGCGATCTGCCACCACATCGCCATCTACTTCGCCCTGTTCGCATAG
- a CDS encoding NHL domain-containing thioredoxin family protein, with the protein MSDTPQGRVRAPELRGRGWLNTGGTDLTLAGLRGKIIILDFWTFCCINCLHVLDELRPLEEKYGDVLVIIGVHSPKFEHERDPDALAAAVERYGVPHPVLDDPDLLMWQQYAAKAWPTLAVVDPEGYLVASMAGEGHAEGLARLVDELIVRHDAKGTLRRGDSPYVPPAEAETPLRFPGKAVPLPNGNLLVSDSARHSLAEVTLDGDVVRRIGTGVRGRADDAPSFSEPQGLCLLPPHTAEIAGYDVVVADTVNHLLRGVKLSDGTVTTIAGSGRQWRSAPDGHAHDALAVDLSSPWDVAWYDEKVVVAMAGIHQLWWFDPIKRTAGVYAGTTVEALRDGPIPDVWMAQPSGLATSADGSRLWIADSETSALRWIADGELHTAVGQGLFDFGHMDGPAAQALLQHPLGVCALPDGSVLIADTYNGAVRRYSPDTDEVTTVDRGLAEPSDLVLTADGAVLVVESAAHRLTRLAPGTLEAAGVSADGTRHRTERPATPLAPGDATLDIIFTPAPGQKLDETFGPSTRLVVSASPPELLLDGAGTTTDLSRTLRLNPDVPGGVLQVVAQAATCDIDAEHAACHLTRQDWGVPITITPGAPSRLPLILRGLDG; encoded by the coding sequence ATGAGCGACACACCGCAGGGCCGGGTCCGCGCGCCCGAGCTCCGAGGCCGGGGCTGGCTTAACACCGGCGGCACCGACCTGACGCTGGCGGGGCTCCGCGGGAAGATCATCATCCTGGACTTCTGGACGTTCTGCTGCATCAACTGCCTGCACGTGCTGGACGAGCTCCGGCCGCTGGAGGAGAAGTACGGCGACGTCCTGGTCATCATCGGCGTGCACTCGCCGAAGTTCGAGCACGAGCGCGACCCGGACGCGCTGGCCGCGGCCGTGGAGCGCTACGGCGTACCGCACCCGGTCCTTGATGATCCTGATCTGCTGATGTGGCAGCAGTACGCGGCGAAGGCCTGGCCGACGCTCGCGGTCGTCGACCCGGAGGGCTACCTGGTCGCGTCGATGGCCGGCGAGGGCCACGCGGAGGGCCTGGCCAGGCTGGTCGACGAGCTGATCGTCCGGCACGACGCGAAGGGCACGCTGCGCCGCGGCGACAGCCCGTACGTGCCGCCCGCCGAGGCCGAGACCCCGCTGCGTTTCCCCGGCAAGGCCGTCCCGCTGCCGAACGGGAACCTGCTGGTCAGCGACTCGGCCCGGCACTCGCTGGCCGAGGTCACGCTGGACGGTGACGTCGTGCGGCGGATCGGCACCGGCGTCCGCGGCCGCGCCGACGACGCCCCGTCGTTCTCCGAGCCGCAGGGACTCTGCCTGCTCCCGCCGCACACCGCCGAGATCGCCGGCTACGACGTGGTCGTCGCGGACACGGTCAACCACCTGCTCCGCGGCGTGAAGCTGTCGGACGGCACGGTCACCACGATCGCCGGCAGCGGCCGTCAGTGGCGGTCCGCGCCGGACGGCCACGCCCACGACGCGCTGGCCGTCGACCTCTCCTCCCCCTGGGACGTGGCCTGGTACGACGAGAAGGTCGTCGTCGCGATGGCCGGCATCCACCAGCTCTGGTGGTTCGACCCGATCAAGCGCACCGCCGGGGTCTACGCCGGCACCACGGTCGAGGCGCTGCGCGACGGCCCGATCCCTGACGTCTGGATGGCACAGCCGTCCGGCCTCGCCACGTCCGCCGACGGCAGCCGCCTGTGGATCGCCGACAGCGAGACGTCCGCGCTGCGCTGGATCGCGGACGGTGAACTGCACACCGCCGTCGGCCAGGGCCTCTTCGACTTCGGCCACATGGACGGCCCGGCCGCGCAGGCGCTGCTGCAGCACCCGCTCGGCGTCTGCGCGCTGCCGGACGGCTCGGTGCTGATCGCCGACACCTACAACGGCGCGGTCCGCCGCTACTCCCCCGACACGGACGAGGTCACCACGGTCGACCGCGGGCTCGCCGAGCCCAGCGACCTGGTGCTCACCGCGGACGGCGCGGTCCTGGTGGTCGAGTCCGCCGCGCACCGCCTGACCCGCCTGGCACCCGGCACGCTGGAGGCCGCCGGCGTCTCCGCGGACGGCACCCGGCACCGCACCGAACGCCCGGCGACCCCGCTCGCGCCCGGCGACGCCACGCTCGACATCATCTTCACCCCCGCGCCGGGCCAGAAACTCGACGAGACGTTCGGCCCGTCCACCCGCCTCGTCGTCAGCGCCTCCCCACCGGAGCTGCTGCTCGACGGCGCCGGCACCACCACGGACCTCTCCCGCACGCTGCGCCTCAACCCCGACGTCCCCGGCGGCGTCCTTCAGGTCGTCGCCCAGGCCGCCACCTGCGACATCGACGCCGAACACGCGGCCTGCCACCTCACCCGCCAGGACTGGGGCGTCCCGATCACCATCACCCCGGGCGCCCCGTCCCGCCTACCACTCATCCTGCGCGGCCTGGACGGCTAG